The DNA window GTGGCAGTGACTATCAAACAGCGTCATTGTCATAGCGTTTCTCGCGCAGGATCTTGCTTGTAGGGTACACAACTGCGCTTTTGCTCCGGCGTTAAACCAAGCTCTCGACACCAATCGTCATAGCGCTTTAACCACTTTTTCAACCACTGCATACTCATCATCTCCACACTGTTTTACGCACCATATAAAAAAGCGCCCCGGGCTGCAAACCCAGGGCGATGATTCTCAATCACTCAGCGCTTAGTGCTCACGTGTGGCACGGAACTCTACCTCAGGGAAGCGTTCTTTGGCTAAGTTCAAGTTGACCATGGTTGGCGCGATGTAGGTAAGATTGTCACCGCCATCCAGCGCTAGGTTAGCTTGGTTCTTACGTTGGAACTCATCGAGTTTCTTCGCATCCGCACATTCAACCCAACGAGCCGTAGCAACGTTTACCCCCTCGTAGATCGCCTCCACGTTGTATTCTGATTTCAAACGCGCCACCACCACGTCAAACTGCAGCACACCGACCGCGCCGACTATCAAATCGTTGTTTTGCAGCGGGCGGAATACCTGTACTGCACCTTCTTCAGACAGCTGAACCAGCCCTTTGAGCAGTTGTTTTTGCTTTAGAGGATCGCGTAGACGAATACGACGGAACAGTTCTGGGGCAAAGTTGGGAATACCCGAGAACTTCAGTGTTTCACCTTGAGTAAAGGTGTCACCGATTTGAATTGTGCCGTGGTTGTGCAAACCAATGATGTCACCGGCGTAGGCATCCTCAGCACGAGA is part of the Vibrio cidicii genome and encodes:
- a CDS encoding DUF5363 family protein, with product MQWLKKWLKRYDDWCRELGLTPEQKRSCVPYKQDPARETL